A stretch of DNA from Longimicrobiales bacterium:
CAACCGGGTACTGGGCATTCCGGGAACGACAACCGCAATGCCAACGCTGGGGAGTGAGCGCGTCAACGGCGAGCTGCTCGGCGTGCCAGGTGAGCTGTACCTCGACTACAGCGGATACGCCTACAACCGTGCGCTGACCTTCCCCGGCTGCGTGCGCGGCTACCAGCTCGTGGACGGTGTGCCCGTGCTGTTCCAGGCCAAACTGATGGACGAGGTGTTCGGCGGACAGGACTTCACGGGGAGCAACGTCTACGGTTTCGCACAGCGCGCGGATGACGCACGTGCCGTGATCGCATTCACGCATGACCTCCTGACCGTCCTTGCCGTGGACCGGATCGGCGAAAGCGTGGTGTGCACGCCAGACGAGTAGCAGACAGTGCAGGAGATCAGCCTGTAACCCCGTCACGGGGACGTGACGGGCGCCGCAGCGGTGGCGGGTGCTCCGTGTCGGCCCACCGTCGCTGCGGCATCAGGAGGCGACATGAGGATGCATTACAGCATGGGGCTCCTGCTCGGGGTCGTTGCACTCGTGCCTGCGTGCAGGGAAAGCCCGACCGAGCCACAGCTTGCACCGGTTGCGCTCTTTGCCACCCGGGTGCAGGGCCCGGTGTGCAACGGTGCACAGGCGACGCTCTGGGCCGGCATGCCGGAGGAGCTGATCCCGGACGGCGCGATCGTGCGGCTGCGCGAGCACGGCGGCGCATGGGACATCCGCGGCACCGCCAGTCGTGACGTCATCGTGGGGTCGGACGGCTCCGACCGCCTGCGCGGCCGGGGCGGCAATGACCTGATCTGTGCAGGCGAAGGGGACATCGTGTGGGGCAATGAAGGAAACGATCACATCGTCGCTCATGGTGCTGCATTCATGCGCGGCGGCGCCGGCAACGACCGCATCATCGGTGGAGCTGGAGACGACCGCATGCTGGGCGGGCCCGGCAACGACGTGCTCTTCGGCGGACCGGGCAGCGACTTCTTCGGCGGCTGCGGCGGCCACGACGTCGCACAGGACTTCGACTCCACACGCGACCACTTCAGCGGCAGCGTCGAGACAGGTATTCCTGCGGGCACCCCTCACGAGGACATGCCGCAGGATGAAGACGGCTGCAGTGGCGGCGGCGATCACGACGAGGGTGGCTGCGGCGGCAGCGGCGGTGATCACGAAGACGGCGGGGACCACGAGGACGGTGGCTGCGGTGGTGGCGGAGAGCACGATGAGGTACCCGCCCGCTGAGCCCGCGGGCGCGCTCCAGGCATCCCCGCTCCGGCGCGCAGCTTGCACATATCACATGCCGACAACGGTTACCCGGAACAGGAGCAGGCATATGAAAGCACGCGACATCATGACGGCCAACCCCCAGTGCGTCACGCGCGAAGACATGCTCAGCGATGCCGCGCGCATCATGCGCACGGCCGACACCGGCTTCGTTCCAGTCGTCGATGATCGCAGCTCCATGCGTCTGAGCGGCGTCATCACCGACCGCGACATCGCGATCCGGCACGTCGCCGACAACCATCCGAACCAGTGCAAGGTCGGCGATCACATGAGCACCGGTGTGCGCACCGTGGAGCCGGATGCCGACGTGAAGGACGTGATGGAC
This window harbors:
- a CDS encoding calcium-binding protein is translated as MRMHYSMGLLLGVVALVPACRESPTEPQLAPVALFATRVQGPVCNGAQATLWAGMPEELIPDGAIVRLREHGGAWDIRGTASRDVIVGSDGSDRLRGRGGNDLICAGEGDIVWGNEGNDHIVAHGAAFMRGGAGNDRIIGGAGDDRMLGGPGNDVLFGGPGSDFFGGCGGHDVAQDFDSTRDHFSGSVETGIPAGTPHEDMPQDEDGCSGGGDHDEGGCGGSGGDHEDGGDHEDGGCGGGGEHDEVPAR
- a CDS encoding CBS domain-containing protein gives rise to the protein MKARDIMTANPQCVTREDMLSDAARIMRTADTGFVPVVDDRSSMRLSGVITDRDIAIRHVADNHPNQCKVGDHMSTGVRTVEPDADVKDVMDLMKSEQVRRVPVVENERLVGVIAQADLATHHVGDRKVGETVEKISEPTHR